Proteins from one Flavobacterium branchiarum genomic window:
- a CDS encoding protein-disulfide reductase DsbD family protein: protein MKKIIPLLALLLSVNAISQIYKPVKWTTEVVFVSDTKYDLVMEATIADGWHLYSQSVPENGPVPTAFTIAKNANFELVGKPTEGTGRTVNDPVFNMKIKFFESKAVFKQRINVLSNNAFKITGEVEFMVCDDANCLPPTYVDLSFSIPKTKITEVVEVKEDKKELAIITTTDSNTTLTDSVVKEEISADTVSKVENKIALDDKGIAKKNDKASDRSLLAIFIIAFFSGFAALLTPCVFPMIPMTVSFFTKQSKNRAKGIKNAVIYGFSIVIIYVLLGSLVSAIFGSDALNALSTNVWFNVIFFVLLLVFAVSFLGAFEIMLPNSWANKVDTKADKGGLIGIFFMALALAIVSFSCTGPIVGTLLVQAAAGGNQVGPIIGMLGFSLALAIPFALFAAFPGWLNSLPKSGGWLNTVKVVLGFLELALAFKFLSNADLVLQLHFLEREVFLAIWIAIFGVLAFYLFGKIQLPHDSPITHISVGRLSLGLVSLMFTIYMIPGLWGAPLNIISAFPPPQNYSESPYGVGGSSKGGDAGATAGREIPEGAHLMAPHNILAFNDYELGMAYAKKINKPVLIDFTGYACVNCRKMEQQVWTKEQILSILNNEVVLISLYVDDKRPLAPGEEVDSKLRPGKKIKYVGQKWSEFQTIKYKTNAQPFYVLVNHNGDNLLDPVAYTPDADEYHNWLKTGVAAFKK, encoded by the coding sequence ATGAAAAAAATAATACCACTGTTAGCACTTCTTTTAAGTGTTAATGCTATTTCTCAAATTTACAAACCAGTCAAATGGACTACAGAAGTTGTCTTTGTATCTGATACTAAATATGACTTAGTAATGGAAGCCACCATTGCAGATGGATGGCATTTGTATTCTCAAAGTGTACCAGAAAACGGACCTGTGCCCACAGCATTTACCATTGCTAAAAATGCCAATTTTGAATTGGTTGGAAAACCAACAGAAGGTACCGGACGAACTGTTAATGATCCTGTGTTTAACATGAAGATTAAGTTTTTTGAAAGTAAAGCCGTTTTCAAACAGCGAATTAATGTGCTTTCTAATAATGCTTTTAAAATTACAGGTGAAGTAGAATTTATGGTTTGTGATGACGCCAATTGCCTACCACCAACTTATGTAGATTTAAGTTTCTCTATTCCTAAGACTAAAATTACTGAGGTAGTTGAAGTAAAAGAGGATAAAAAAGAACTTGCTATAATTACCACAACAGATTCAAATACAACTTTAACTGATTCGGTTGTAAAAGAAGAAATCTCGGCAGATACTGTTTCTAAAGTAGAAAATAAAATAGCTTTGGATGATAAGGGAATTGCGAAGAAAAATGACAAAGCCTCAGACAGAAGTTTATTAGCCATATTTATTATCGCTTTCTTTTCAGGATTTGCAGCCTTACTGACGCCTTGTGTTTTTCCAATGATTCCAATGACAGTGAGTTTCTTTACAAAGCAAAGTAAAAACAGAGCTAAAGGGATTAAAAACGCTGTTATTTACGGATTTTCGATTGTTATCATCTATGTTCTTTTAGGTTCTTTAGTTAGTGCTATTTTTGGATCAGATGCTTTAAATGCGCTTTCAACCAATGTATGGTTCAATGTTATTTTCTTTGTATTATTATTGGTTTTTGCCGTTTCGTTTTTGGGAGCTTTTGAGATTATGCTTCCAAATTCGTGGGCAAATAAAGTAGATACTAAAGCAGATAAAGGAGGTCTTATCGGGATTTTCTTTATGGCATTAGCATTAGCAATTGTTTCTTTTTCTTGTACAGGTCCTATTGTGGGAACGTTATTAGTTCAAGCAGCAGCAGGCGGCAATCAAGTTGGTCCAATAATCGGTATGTTAGGATTTTCATTGGCTTTGGCTATACCTTTTGCTTTGTTTGCAGCATTTCCGGGTTGGTTAAATTCATTGCCAAAATCGGGTGGATGGTTAAATACCGTTAAAGTTGTATTGGGCTTTTTAGAATTGGCTCTTGCATTTAAATTTTTATCAAATGCCGATTTGGTTTTACAATTGCATTTCTTAGAACGTGAAGTATTTCTAGCAATATGGATTGCAATTTTTGGTGTGCTAGCTTTTTATCTTTTCGGAAAAATACAATTACCACACGACTCCCCAATTACACATATTTCTGTGGGAAGATTGAGTTTAGGTTTAGTTTCATTAATGTTTACCATTTATATGATTCCTGGTTTATGGGGAGCTCCTTTAAACATTATTAGTGCTTTTCCGCCACCACAAAATTACAGCGAATCACCTTATGGAGTAGGTGGTTCAAGTAAAGGCGGTGATGCAGGGGCAACTGCAGGGAGAGAAATTCCAGAAGGAGCACATTTAATGGCACCACATAATATTTTAGCCTTTAATGATTACGAATTAGGAATGGCTTATGCTAAAAAAATAAACAAACCAGTTCTAATTGACTTTACAGGATATGCTTGTGTAAACTGCCGAAAAATGGAACAGCAAGTTTGGACAAAAGAGCAAATTCTATCCATACTGAATAACGAAGTGGTACTTATATCCCTATATGTAGATGACAAAAGACCTTTGGCGCCTGGTGAAGAAGTTGATTCTAAACTAAGACCAGGTAAGAAAATAAAATATGTTGGTCAGAAATGGAGTGAATTTCAAACTATAAAATATAAAACAAACGCACAGCCTTTTTATGTGTTAGTAAATCATAACGGAGATAATTTATTAGATCCAGTTGCATACACTCCCGATGCAGATGAATACCATAATTGGTTAAAAACCGGAGTAGCTGCTTTTAAAAAGTAG
- a CDS encoding TonB-dependent receptor, with protein sequence MKYLYYTSTILIFFCSIVTGVTAQNTPKRIHGQVLFENGTAIHSANIMLLGAHLQVQTDAQGYFNLITTTVKSDTLKVSFMGMKTESRVLNLQDKKDLELLFILSDGSVQIDEIKVYGKSANKKAKRETIKAEIIDTKAVQGQAATLVELMNQSAGVRIRQSGGLGSNTNIMLNGFQGKAIKVFKDGIPTDYLGNAFNISAIPVNMLERVEVFKGVLPTSIGADALGGAINMVSRADQQRYLALSYEVGSFNTHRVSANLLYNTADRKLFWGLNSFYNYSDNNYSVIAGVPDQETANVIPTKVKLFHNAYKQIYGEAFIGLRDLSWADEFRIGITSFYIKRDNQFAALMEKPYGASYNEQYTPIIPTIRYKKKFINDRLDVDQFLVYSKINSLRVDTLRGSYDWYGKYHSPVNQNQRGESGNPSLLDAWFANFTSRTGINYTLSANHTIAFNFIYNAFSRTGKDPYGGKTAGDNPVDLQSLPADYNKAIATLGLNSSLMDDKLRNTFQLKAYHANMVGQEVDISTAMLKGETSKANISTFGVAESLKYDWTKQTFMRISGELATRLPEQNEILGDGSFALSNFNLKPERSLNGNIGFGTGKEGLFDLELNGFYRITKDLIHAVPMNLIYTQNINVEQVRGIGLETDLHVTPLSWLRLNGNFTYQDFRLYHVEDPLLHYLEGARLRNMPYFFANLSTDVHLSKVFNKEDQLKMYWNMGYVHQYYLDYIPKDTEPNGFLGLWGDAKVNAPNIIPTQTIQSAGVLWTPWKDRLLSVNIECKNIFDKTVYDNFRVQNAGRSFHLKLNYILKY encoded by the coding sequence ATGAAATACTTATACTATACTTCCACAATTTTAATTTTCTTCTGTTCAATAGTCACAGGAGTTACAGCTCAAAATACGCCAAAACGAATTCATGGGCAGGTTCTTTTTGAAAACGGAACCGCGATACATTCTGCTAATATTATGCTCCTTGGCGCACATCTCCAAGTACAAACAGATGCACAGGGATATTTTAATTTAATTACTACTACTGTAAAGTCAGACACTCTAAAAGTGAGCTTTATGGGAATGAAAACTGAATCTCGAGTTTTAAACCTCCAAGATAAAAAAGATCTGGAACTATTGTTTATTCTTTCGGATGGATCTGTCCAAATTGATGAGATTAAAGTTTATGGAAAGAGTGCTAATAAAAAAGCCAAAAGAGAAACCATAAAAGCGGAAATAATTGATACAAAAGCTGTTCAAGGACAAGCGGCAACCTTGGTCGAATTAATGAATCAGTCTGCCGGAGTTCGAATTCGTCAATCGGGAGGATTAGGATCTAATACTAATATCATGCTAAATGGTTTTCAAGGAAAAGCTATTAAAGTTTTTAAAGATGGAATCCCTACTGATTATTTAGGTAATGCCTTTAATATTTCGGCAATTCCAGTAAACATGCTCGAACGTGTGGAAGTCTTTAAAGGAGTATTACCTACTTCTATAGGCGCAGATGCATTAGGAGGAGCAATTAATATGGTTTCTCGTGCAGATCAACAACGTTACCTAGCCTTATCTTACGAGGTTGGTTCTTTTAATACACATAGAGTATCTGCTAATTTATTGTATAATACTGCCGACCGTAAATTATTCTGGGGCTTGAACTCTTTTTATAATTATTCCGATAATAATTATTCTGTCATCGCTGGTGTGCCCGATCAGGAAACTGCCAATGTGATTCCGACAAAAGTAAAATTATTTCATAATGCCTATAAACAAATCTATGGTGAAGCCTTTATAGGATTACGAGATTTATCTTGGGCAGATGAATTCCGCATAGGAATAACTTCTTTTTATATCAAGCGAGACAACCAGTTTGCAGCATTAATGGAGAAACCTTACGGCGCATCCTATAATGAACAATACACTCCTATTATTCCAACTATTCGATATAAAAAGAAGTTTATAAATGATCGTCTCGATGTAGATCAGTTTTTAGTGTACAGCAAAATCAATAGTTTGCGTGTGGATACTTTAAGAGGTTCATACGATTGGTATGGTAAGTATCATTCGCCTGTAAATCAAAATCAACGTGGGGAGAGTGGAAACCCTTCTCTATTGGATGCTTGGTTTGCTAATTTCACTTCTCGAACAGGCATAAATTATACTCTTTCTGCTAATCATACTATTGCTTTTAATTTTATCTATAATGCCTTTTCTCGAACTGGAAAAGATCCTTACGGAGGCAAAACAGCGGGTGATAATCCGGTGGACTTACAAAGCCTACCCGCAGATTATAACAAAGCGATAGCAACATTAGGTTTAAATTCTAGCTTAATGGATGATAAATTGAGAAACACTTTTCAGCTTAAAGCTTATCATGCTAATATGGTCGGACAAGAAGTAGACATTAGTACAGCAATGTTAAAAGGAGAAACCTCTAAAGCAAATATCTCCACTTTTGGAGTTGCAGAGTCCTTAAAATACGATTGGACTAAACAAACCTTCATGAGAATTTCTGGTGAATTAGCAACTCGCCTACCTGAACAGAATGAGATATTGGGCGATGGTTCTTTTGCTTTATCGAATTTCAACCTAAAACCAGAACGCAGCTTAAATGGTAACATAGGTTTTGGAACTGGTAAAGAAGGTCTTTTTGATCTTGAGTTAAATGGATTTTATCGTATTACTAAAGATTTGATACATGCAGTTCCTATGAACCTTATTTATACACAAAACATAAATGTGGAGCAAGTTAGAGGAATCGGTTTAGAGACTGATTTACATGTAACTCCCCTGTCTTGGTTGCGCCTTAATGGAAATTTTACTTATCAAGATTTTCGTTTATACCATGTTGAAGATCCTCTTTTGCATTATTTAGAAGGAGCACGATTACGCAACATGCCTTACTTCTTTGCTAATTTATCTACAGATGTACATCTTTCGAAGGTGTTCAATAAGGAAGATCAGCTAAAAATGTATTGGAACATGGGGTATGTACATCAATATTACCTCGATTATATTCCTAAAGATACGGAGCCTAACGGATTTTTAGGACTTTGGGGAGATGCCAAAGTTAATGCGCCTAACATTATTCCGACACAAACAATTCAAAGTGCAGGAGTGCTCTGGACCCCATGGAAAGATCGTTTGCTGTCTGTGAATATTGAATGCAAGAACATATTCGACAAAACGGTCTATGATAACTTCCGAGTACAAAATGCTGGACGTAGCTTCCACTTAAAACTAAATTATATTTTGAAATATTAA
- a CDS encoding RagB/SusD family nutrient uptake outer membrane protein, whose amino-acid sequence MKLIIKNSIKVLFLTLAVTISSCDIDDIKPVNKLTVENTIRDEASAQLVLNGVYTLGKAFDVSFFPLHLAAYGNEGIIRGGGLTGERGFNINEVPVNNSFLAKLYNGQYKIINLSNFIIRELEAGKAVGISDTRKAEILSEAKFQRAFAHFNLLRYFGEFYDLNSTYGVVLRVKFSDELEANPRNTVAEVYKQIEEDLVYAAANGPVYIDHFYSGSLAAKALLAKVYLYERKFAEASDLADEVLFNDEGYELEAQYGAIFKNSFNSSEVIFAPHTGPDNEGKTNMNLVINTSYSQTLKTLADDQVGASTDGVLTGNGSGYDPRFNFAYADKTKGSNNNGKYPFLNVLSSQGNTLYHLRLAEIYLIKAEAEARKQGGDLSIALQHLNDIRNRAGVTEKDLSDKATLLNDIRQEKLLELFFENGESWFDIVRYHTQGDLVASSVKPSLISVNQFVLPIPLDALVGNKTLIQNKGY is encoded by the coding sequence ATGAAATTAATTATAAAAAATAGTATTAAGGTTTTATTCCTAACGCTAGCTGTTACTATCAGTAGTTGCGATATTGATGATATTAAACCCGTTAATAAACTAACGGTAGAAAACACAATACGAGATGAGGCTTCGGCACAACTCGTTCTTAATGGTGTTTATACTTTAGGAAAAGCATTTGATGTTAGTTTTTTCCCATTGCATTTAGCCGCTTATGGAAATGAAGGAATTATTAGAGGGGGGGGACTAACTGGAGAAAGAGGATTTAATATAAATGAAGTTCCTGTCAATAATAGCTTTTTGGCTAAATTATATAATGGGCAATACAAGATTATCAATTTATCCAATTTTATAATTCGTGAATTGGAAGCTGGAAAAGCTGTTGGAATCTCGGATACTAGAAAAGCCGAAATACTTTCGGAAGCAAAGTTTCAAAGAGCCTTTGCACATTTTAACTTACTGCGTTATTTTGGGGAGTTTTATGATTTAAACTCAACTTATGGAGTGGTTTTAAGAGTTAAATTTTCAGACGAATTAGAAGCAAACCCTAGAAATACAGTCGCAGAAGTGTACAAACAAATCGAAGAAGATTTGGTATATGCTGCAGCAAATGGTCCTGTTTATATAGATCATTTTTACTCAGGAAGTTTAGCTGCAAAAGCATTACTTGCTAAGGTATATTTATATGAAAGAAAATTTGCTGAAGCTTCAGATTTAGCAGATGAAGTACTTTTTAACGATGAAGGATATGAATTAGAAGCACAATATGGTGCTATTTTTAAGAACAGTTTTAATTCATCAGAAGTAATTTTTGCTCCACATACCGGACCTGATAATGAAGGTAAAACGAACATGAATTTGGTTATAAATACTTCTTACAGCCAAACATTAAAAACGCTTGCAGATGATCAAGTTGGAGCTTCAACAGATGGTGTATTAACAGGTAATGGATCAGGTTATGACCCTCGTTTTAACTTTGCTTATGCTGATAAAACCAAAGGATCAAATAATAATGGCAAATACCCATTTTTAAATGTATTGTCATCACAAGGAAATACGTTGTATCACTTGCGTTTAGCCGAAATATATTTAATAAAAGCAGAAGCAGAAGCGCGCAAACAAGGCGGTGATCTTTCAATCGCATTACAGCACCTAAACGATATTAGAAACCGTGCTGGTGTAACCGAAAAAGATCTTTCTGATAAAGCAACTTTATTAAACGACATTCGTCAAGAAAAACTATTAGAGTTGTTTTTTGAAAATGGTGAAAGTTGGTTTGATATCGTACGTTATCACACACAAGGAGATCTTGTAGCTTCATCGGTTAAACCAAGCTTAATTTCAGTTAATCAGTTTGTATTACCAATACCTCTTGATGCACTAGTAGGAAACAAAACACTTATTCAAAATAAAGGCTATTAA
- a CDS encoding TlpA family protein disulfide reductase, giving the protein MKKLSFIAVLIVLFSFQKADPPKDYAVVHGKITNPIEGLGFRLFDPVSAKSFTFKVGADGTYRDTIKLEKATYFNGFYDKLISLYLTKGMDLEINFDAKNVSKTITIIGKGQEENSFLGLKAKLEGGLFGADYLEFLNVEKKVFDEKMKQFSDNFKVELDKKKSVLDPNFTTTQLKKLEEFNTSLASEYTKQQINNSELGVGMPSPVFTNYINYKGGKSSLSDFKGSYVFIDVWATWCGPCKYEMPYLAKVEKEFHGKNIKFVSISVDRLADEKKWRDMIKAQGLTGVQLLADKEIKSTFITSYYIQGIPRFIVLDKEGKIISSDAPRPSEPELTELLNTLDI; this is encoded by the coding sequence ATGAAAAAATTATCATTTATAGCTGTATTAATTGTATTGTTTTCTTTTCAGAAAGCAGATCCACCAAAGGATTATGCGGTAGTACATGGAAAAATAACTAATCCAATAGAAGGATTAGGATTTAGACTTTTTGACCCAGTGAGTGCAAAATCGTTTACATTCAAAGTTGGAGCAGACGGAACGTATAGAGACACTATTAAGTTAGAAAAAGCGACTTATTTTAATGGATTCTATGATAAATTGATTTCACTGTACCTTACCAAGGGAATGGATTTAGAAATTAATTTTGATGCAAAAAATGTTTCTAAAACTATCACAATTATTGGTAAGGGACAAGAAGAGAATTCTTTTCTAGGACTTAAGGCTAAGTTAGAAGGCGGTTTATTTGGAGCAGATTATTTGGAGTTTTTAAACGTAGAGAAAAAGGTATTCGATGAGAAAATGAAGCAATTTTCAGATAATTTTAAGGTTGAATTAGATAAAAAGAAATCGGTTTTAGATCCAAACTTTACTACAACTCAATTAAAAAAACTAGAAGAGTTTAATACTAGTTTAGCATCAGAATATACTAAACAGCAAATTAATAATAGCGAATTAGGAGTAGGAATGCCATCTCCAGTTTTTACAAATTATATTAATTATAAAGGAGGAAAGTCTTCACTTTCAGATTTTAAAGGAAGCTACGTTTTTATAGATGTTTGGGCAACTTGGTGTGGACCATGCAAATATGAAATGCCTTATTTAGCAAAAGTAGAGAAAGAATTTCACGGCAAAAATATAAAATTTGTAAGTATTTCTGTTGACCGCTTGGCCGATGAAAAAAAGTGGAGAGACATGATAAAAGCGCAAGGATTAACAGGAGTTCAGCTTTTAGCAGACAAAGAGATTAAATCTACATTTATAACTTCATACTATATACAGGGAATACCACGCTTTATTGTATTAGACAAGGAAGGTAAAATAATTAGTTCAGACGCTCCTAGACCTTCGGAACCTGAACTTACTGAATTATTAAATACACTAGATATTTAA
- a CDS encoding M16 family metallopeptidase translates to MKKLLTVFSLFLAFHNGNAQEVKLNDPLSVNTKIKKGVLKNGMTYYIYKTDVVKNVASYYIIQNVGSILENDDQQGLAHFLEHMAFNGTKNFPGKGVLNTLQKHGAVFGKDINAYTAFDETVYNMDNIPTNVDGLIDTSLLILHDWADGLLLTDAEIDAERGVIKEEWRTRQNGDMRLFKKSLPTMFNNTKYADRMPIGLMSVVDNFKYKALRDFYHDWYRTDLQAIAIVGDIDVAEIEQKIQKLFSTIPAIANPIKRTVIDIPDNKEMLYNLGIDTEVTTSNISFNINQPKSLKDETVADYKELAFSRMVSGMLSSRLKEIAQKPDAPFFSATASYQSLARTENTFGLTISPKPNKQEEAFKTALTELNRAVKFGFTQAEIDRTIAVYDNHYQTKISKVDQIPHYEIVNTIVKNYLENQAMTDVAKEYELFKSIFEKANPAEFHEFIKKLYTENNRVLDVTGVEGDKNLTKEQALNTIKTVENDATLTAYTDEFVGKTLISDVVIKPGKIVSEKHIKDIDATTFVLSNGVVVNYKFTDIEKNNVLFEAVSFGGNSMLKDADLPSAGFVSSLARMSGLGDYNATDLAKVLAGKNANSVVGITDLEENVSGTSTTKDVETMFQMMHLQFVKPRFDENSFQVLKNNLQNSLLQRKGDVAYKMQDSLTTTLYGFNNPKKRLFDEDFVKEVSLEKIKSIYLDRFSNPADFIFFITGDIPKETLKPLLEKYVASLPTTKNKESWKNNSVAWLKDSNKKEVLLPMEDPKATVRIAFKKPVKYSLKNTYLIKVFQDVLEMKLLETLREQEGGTYGASVYSSLTKRPQEQATFYVYFDCDPDKAEKLVSIVFQEINKIKNGEIDKEDLDKALTSNLKDVKEEKEYTSYELNVLYDYFVEGYNRNDAKNNAAIIRAITPSDVKKFTALLMKDAQSYELVFKPKK, encoded by the coding sequence ATGAAAAAACTATTAACTGTATTTTCTCTTTTTTTGGCATTCCATAATGGGAACGCACAAGAGGTAAAATTAAACGACCCGCTCTCAGTAAATACTAAAATTAAAAAAGGAGTTCTTAAAAACGGAATGACGTATTACATCTACAAAACAGATGTAGTTAAAAACGTGGCCAGCTATTATATTATTCAAAATGTAGGTTCAATTTTAGAGAATGATGACCAACAAGGATTGGCTCACTTTTTAGAACATATGGCATTTAATGGTACTAAAAACTTTCCTGGAAAAGGAGTTTTAAATACCCTTCAAAAACATGGTGCCGTTTTTGGGAAAGACATCAATGCCTATACAGCATTTGATGAAACGGTTTATAACATGGATAATATACCAACCAATGTAGATGGATTAATAGATACTTCACTTTTAATCTTACACGATTGGGCAGATGGTTTATTGCTTACAGATGCTGAAATTGATGCAGAACGTGGCGTAATAAAAGAAGAATGGAGAACCAGACAAAATGGGGACATGAGACTTTTTAAAAAATCATTGCCAACAATGTTTAACAATACCAAATATGCAGATCGTATGCCTATTGGTTTAATGAGTGTTGTCGATAATTTTAAATACAAAGCATTAAGAGATTTTTATCACGATTGGTATCGTACAGACTTACAGGCTATAGCCATTGTAGGTGATATTGATGTTGCCGAAATAGAGCAAAAAATTCAAAAATTATTTTCAACTATTCCAGCAATCGCTAATCCGATTAAGAGAACAGTTATTGATATTCCTGATAATAAAGAAATGCTTTATAATTTAGGAATTGATACTGAAGTAACAACATCAAATATTTCGTTTAATATTAATCAACCGAAATCATTAAAAGACGAAACGGTTGCCGATTATAAAGAGTTAGCTTTTAGCCGAATGGTATCTGGAATGTTAAGTTCAAGACTAAAAGAAATTGCACAAAAACCAGATGCACCATTTTTTTCTGCTACAGCTAGTTATCAGAGTTTAGCTCGTACAGAGAACACGTTCGGATTAACGATTTCTCCTAAGCCAAACAAACAAGAAGAAGCTTTTAAAACGGCTCTTACAGAGTTAAACAGAGCGGTGAAATTTGGTTTTACACAAGCAGAAATTGACAGAACGATTGCTGTTTATGATAATCACTATCAAACTAAAATTAGTAAAGTAGATCAGATTCCTCATTATGAAATTGTAAATACCATCGTCAAAAATTATTTAGAAAATCAAGCAATGACTGATGTTGCTAAAGAATATGAACTTTTTAAATCAATTTTTGAAAAAGCAAATCCTGCAGAATTTCACGAGTTCATCAAAAAATTATACACAGAAAACAATAGAGTTTTAGATGTAACAGGAGTTGAAGGAGATAAGAACCTTACTAAAGAACAGGCACTAAATACTATAAAGACTGTAGAAAATGATGCGACTTTAACTGCTTATACTGATGAGTTTGTTGGAAAAACATTGATTTCAGATGTTGTTATAAAACCAGGTAAAATTGTTTCAGAAAAGCATATTAAAGATATTGATGCTACAACTTTTGTTTTAAGCAATGGAGTAGTGGTTAATTATAAATTTACTGATATCGAAAAAAACAATGTATTATTTGAAGCAGTAAGTTTTGGAGGAAATTCAATGTTGAAAGACGCAGACCTTCCTTCAGCTGGTTTCGTAAGTAGCTTAGCACGTATGTCAGGTTTAGGTGATTATAATGCTACCGATTTGGCTAAAGTTTTAGCAGGGAAAAATGCAAATTCAGTAGTTGGTATTACCGATTTAGAAGAAAACGTATCAGGAACTTCTACAACCAAAGATGTCGAAACGATGTTCCAGATGATGCATTTACAATTTGTAAAACCACGCTTTGACGAGAATAGTTTTCAGGTTCTAAAAAATAATTTACAGAATAGTTTATTGCAACGTAAAGGTGATGTTGCTTACAAAATGCAAGATAGTTTGACAACTACTTTGTACGGATTCAATAATCCTAAAAAACGATTGTTTGATGAGGATTTTGTAAAAGAGGTTTCTCTTGAAAAAATAAAATCAATTTACTTAGATCGTTTTAGTAACCCTGCAGACTTTATATTTTTTATTACAGGAGATATTCCAAAAGAAACTCTTAAACCTTTATTAGAAAAATATGTTGCTAGTTTACCAACAACTAAAAATAAAGAAAGTTGGAAAAATAATTCTGTTGCATGGTTAAAGGACAGCAATAAAAAAGAGGTGCTTTTGCCAATGGAAGATCCAAAAGCTACAGTACGTATCGCCTTTAAAAAGCCAGTGAAATATAGTTTAAAAAACACCTACTTAATAAAAGTTTTTCAAGATGTTTTAGAAATGAAATTGTTAGAAACGCTAAGAGAGCAAGAAGGTGGAACTTACGGAGCTAGTGTTTACAGCTCATTGACTAAAAGACCACAAGAGCAAGCTACTTTTTATGTTTATTTTGATTGTGATCCTGATAAGGCAGAAAAATTAGTTTCGATTGTTTTTCAAGAAATCAATAAAATTAAAAATGGTGAAATTGATAAAGAAGATCTAGACAAGGCATTAACCAGTAATTTGAAAGATGTAAAGGAAGAAAAAGAATATACTAGTTATGAACTGAATGTACTTTACGACTATTTTGTTGAAGGATATAACAGAAATGATGCAAAAAATAATGCAGCTATAATTAGAGCAATTACACCTAGTGATGTTAAAAAATTTACAGCCTTATTGATGAAAGATGCGCAGAGTTATGAACTTGTATTTAAACCTAAAAAATAA
- a CDS encoding PepSY-associated TM helix domain-containing protein, which yields MAIQDKKQKSTWRKVNNWLHLWLGLTSGIIVFVICLTGTAFVFHDEINNFVNREARFVKVEHGAEKLPVDSILESVKQQYPKIMLMQYTSYKDSTKSVKIMCFDRSATPTLLGLGNIYVNPYTGQVLKMDFTYGIFRFIAEVHANLLLGKVGAQIVRISTIIFLIELISGLIWWWPKKWNKTNVNKSFKVKWNANWKRLNIDLHNVLGFYAIPLAIILTITGLILTYEPVKNVFFTAFSGTTERVSLQKSLPKADSTKVALSIAALLVPYEKADVPQITIGIPNPKTGALMIRTEKETSMVTYRGDIDYVNRYTGKKINLTPQLLTELKMENMNLSLHLGTWYGLPAKIVTFIICLICTSLPITGFIIWYNRKFKKKRTSKIINT from the coding sequence ATGGCAATACAAGATAAAAAACAAAAAAGTACTTGGCGAAAGGTTAATAATTGGCTTCATCTCTGGCTAGGTTTAACCTCTGGAATTATTGTTTTTGTCATCTGTTTGACTGGGACGGCCTTTGTCTTCCATGATGAAATAAATAATTTCGTTAACAGAGAGGCTCGTTTTGTTAAGGTTGAACATGGTGCCGAAAAGCTTCCTGTAGATTCTATTTTAGAAAGTGTAAAACAGCAGTATCCTAAAATTATGCTGATGCAATATACAAGCTATAAAGATTCTACCAAATCAGTGAAAATTATGTGTTTTGATCGCTCAGCAACGCCTACGTTGCTGGGTTTAGGAAACATTTACGTGAATCCTTATACTGGACAGGTATTAAAAATGGATTTTACTTATGGTATCTTCCGATTTATTGCTGAGGTACATGCCAATCTTTTATTGGGTAAAGTAGGTGCGCAGATTGTACGCATTTCTACCATAATATTTTTAATTGAATTGATATCTGGCCTTATCTGGTGGTGGCCAAAAAAATGGAATAAAACCAATGTTAATAAGAGTTTTAAAGTAAAATGGAATGCCAACTGGAAAAGGTTAAATATTGACTTGCATAATGTATTGGGCTTTTATGCAATACCATTGGCTATCATCTTAACCATCACCGGATTGATTTTAACTTACGAACCTGTAAAAAATGTGTTTTTCACTGCTTTTAGTGGCACAACAGAAAGAGTCAGTTTGCAAAAATCATTACCAAAGGCTGATAGCACAAAAGTAGCCTTATCTATAGCTGCTCTTTTAGTTCCTTATGAAAAAGCTGACGTTCCTCAAATTACAATTGGTATTCCAAATCCAAAAACTGGAGCGCTTATGATTCGTACAGAAAAGGAAACTAGTATGGTTACTTACAGAGGTGACATTGACTACGTTAATAGGTACACTGGTAAAAAAATAAATTTAACCCCACAGTTACTAACAGAATTAAAGATGGAGAATATGAATTTATCACTTCATCTGGGTACTTGGTATGGTTTACCAGCCAAAATAGTAACTTTTATAATCTGTCTTATCTGTACCAGTTTGCCTATTACAGGTTTTATAATATGGTACAATCGAAAGTTTAAGAAAAAGAGAACATCAAAAATTATTAACACATAA